TTGTAATCGCGTTATTCGAATCCTTGCAGCTCTAGCTGGTTCAGTAATAAAATTCACTAACTCACAATGTACAATGTGATTTTCAAGCATAAAGAGCTCTAAGGCATCATATCTTACAATAACACATTACCATGTAaaatagttatttagttaatttcCATAAACTCAATTTACTCATTTAGAGAACTACACGGTAACACGGTCTATACATAGACAATCCCTACCAAAACTATCCAAAACTTTTCTTTCACGTCGTCATGTTTTTTAAGTCTACTTTGGTGATGCATTAATTCTAgtttattttcagtttctttTCGATCTAGCTTGCCAGTGACTCAACTAATTCTTCATTCTggataattaatttttttaaaagaaacagcACAGCACTGCAGTATAATTCTGCACCGCTTTTAAGCTCTTGCAATGTCAGTAGCAGCACCTCTAACGTCTCCATAATTTCCAAGCTACCACTGCCCCCAGCACTGCCCCTATTACTCCTCCCCCAACAGCTCCCATCGGCCCCAGTACTGCCCCTTCAAGTACCCTTACAGCTAGGCCTTTATTCCCTGCTGCTGCATTATCCATAGCCTGAGCGGCAAATCTGCGTTCATGAATGATCATTTCAGCCTCTTCTCCGTCAGCCCTGACACTCTTCAGATActggtctctctccctctccatctCCTCTCCCTGGTACATGCAGTGCAGCTTACGAAGCCATTTATCTATCTTTTTCACTCTATCCGTCTCAATAACTGGTTGCTCTTTTCTAATGCTATCTTCTGTCACCTCGTAATTGTTATCAGTAAAGTATCTGTCCCCATTCTCAGCCACCAAACCCTCAATTCTCTCCAGCAAAGGCTTAGCTTCCATAGAATTCTTATTAAACAGATGATACTGGTGTCCACACTTGTCCATAATCTCTCTGAAGTTTCTATCTTTCCGGAGTCTATCCTCCAAGCTTGAATCTTCTTCCTTGCCCTCATGGCACAGAAGAAGAACTGTGTACTTTAAGATGTCGTCACCAAAGTACTTGGTAAGGTCTTCCACAATACGGACACCAGTTGCTGAGATGTCCTCCAAGTCCAGGATTAATAGGACAGCATGAGGTCCAGggcaagacagacacacatatccCTCCAGCTCGTTCCTGATATGTTGCTGTGTAAGGTCCTTCTCAAAGAAGTTTGGTGTGATCACTGATACTTTTCTGCCCTCTGTCTCCTCGTGATTCTTCAAACCCTGTGAAAGGCTACATTCAGCTGGCATGAACACCTGCCGTCCCAGGATACAGCTTGAGACGATGGTCTGTAAGGGCGTTCTGCTACTAAACAGCACGATCCTCAACTCCGCAGACACTGTGGaataacaaaaatgttactTTAATAATGCCAATCAGACCACTTCTCTTCGTGAGGGGGCTGTAAGACATGCTTTAgatataaaacaaatgaaaaataattagagatgggcgatccacgttttttcagttccgatccgatttcgatacacaactgccgataccgatacagattccgatacaagagctctttttactttgttatactttacatataattttttttaagctagtaaatacagatggaaaaaatgtatgacaaaaaatatttaattaggctactacaaacatacataacgtactgttccacctcatttgttttaagcgtttttgaggcatttgcagttcaatatgaatatcttcaaagcaaatatacacaagtggcgaatgcttaaaattttaagtttttctcccattggcatcagcgcagttacacttttgttgcgatggcagcccctcttgtatctcaagcaacgagttcgcaaaacagtccaattaaattagcgactcccaaatcatccattgctttgttttgtctcgcagttgcgtgcgctttgttaaatgggattttccattaaacgctattcccacctcaaaaccttattttacatagattgcaaaacgctgtgcttccgatttctgttaaaagcctaaaatactcccagatcgtcacgtcttatcttacgctcctcgtactgcgaagggtatgcgcatgacctcacagcaggcggaagtcattgtactcacacccactgagtagcaaaaaagacttaggggcagtgatagcgttcgatttgaattccgcaaaaacacacatgtaaaatgggaaagagctgtcgtgcgattgattgccaaaaactaaataagtaagtataggacgtggatcggtcacgcatggccgattcccgatccgtcaaataggtctggatcggcgccgataccgatccgaatatcggtatcggtgcatctccaaaaataataaaacaaatgagaAATTGACGGCAGCagtatttacaaataaaagtgTCCTGTGGCAAGAATTTCACTGATACTCTGAACACGTCACAATAAAAACTTGAAGAGTGAATACGTATGAAACACGGCAATATTGCCTTCTTATGAGCTATGATTTAAGGGAAAACATGTTTAAAAGAGTAATGCTCTTCCGGCTTTCTCCTGATAAAATTTGCTGAGGGGAGTTTGAACAAAAATTATGCAGTATATGGTATTACTGCAATACCTCCCAAGCCTACCTAGTATAATATTTTGTTTGGAGTTATGTAGGTAGTGCAGACATGGATGAATTAAACTGAAGCACACAAATGACTTATTTCTTAATACTTTTGCATTCTCCAGCTGCTATTGTTTTtgtgagaaagaaaaaaaaaagtttctgttAATCAACATCAAATTTCAGCAAAGACCAGCATAGCTGTCTACCAGCATGACCAGCAAAAGTTATAGCAGCCTATGTTGTATTTCGATGCTAGTGGACCAGGTTCATTAATGAGCTAGAAAGGGAAGTTTATGAACAAACTTCATGTTGGCATGAAAACAACTAGCTTATATAAAGTTGAAAAAAGTTTTATCAGTTTGTTTGGGGAACTTAAAGTGGAGTGTATGATGTCATCAAAAGTAGAGAACGGTAGTAGTTTAAATTTTCAATGAGTGAAATCTGATTTGCTGTTGGTGGCTCCGCCCCCTTTTCCTAACCTTGAATTGCAGGCACCAGCTCAGTACAGTCAGTAGCTGTGCCTATCGTCTGAGTTAGTGTGACCACCTGTCCCTGTTTTGCAAGTTTGATGAGTGTCGCTTCAACAggatacagtaataataataataatactgtaatagcagtaataataatactgtaataataataatactgtagtaataacactaataatataataataacaacataataatgttataataataataacaagctGAAAAAGAATAAGAGTATGTTCGTTTTTTCAAGCCAACATAAATATTTCTGGTGGACCAGCTTCATGTTCAGGCAGACCAGCTACACCAGCACGAAACCAGTACTAACCAGCATGGAAATCATGGCCGAAACGGTTTCACAGAAACCGCGTTAAACAACACAGTCAACATGGACAATATTCACTCCTTTGCAGGGTTATGACCGACTTCTCTTCGAACTGCTGTTGCTGTCAAAGCACTTATTGTTAAAGGTTCGGCACATCGATTAAAATCAAGATAAAAGGTTTTCTATATACAGATACAGTTgcaaaatatacattaatagcaTATTAACTTGAGATGTACGGCTCTATAATTAACAAAGCACTGCAAAAGTTCTAACATAAGACGTAACATTTTAACTTACATTCAACTGACGCCATTTGTCGGTTCTGTCAAATTTGTAAACTGTTCCTCTGCTAAACGTAGGAAttgtttaaacttaaaaaatgaCCTGCCTtgaattttaatgtattttaacgTGGAATACTTTCGGTAATCGTTTCTTTATAAGTGCAATTTTAGGCTATCGAAGTCAACTTCTATGAGTACTTCTAAACAGGCCTACGCCAAAGTGAGAACTAGACGTGCCACTTCCCCGTTTGTTCAGGGAGTCTCCGGAAAAGTTTTTTTGAATAATGCTTTATTAGTACTTCAGGCATTTGATACAGCAGAGTGGATCAGGGCATAAATAAATCAGAAAGGACACGATGAAGAATAATGTAGGGACTTAAGttacaaaagcaataaatacAATTCTTTACAAATACTGATAGTCTTTATGGCTTTGGAATTATTACAAATAGTTTGGAGGTATTGTTGAAATTCGTtttcaaaaataataaacataggTGTTCTGTTACAATATTTGCTTTTATGTATGTGAAATTTTGCCAGGATGATAAAAGGATTTATGAGATAGTATTC
This genomic window from Paramormyrops kingsleyae isolate MSU_618 chromosome 22, PKINGS_0.4, whole genome shotgun sequence contains:
- the LOC111849327 gene encoding GTPase IMAP family member 9 → MASVELSAELRIVLFSSRTPLQTIVSSCILGRQVFMPAECSLSQGLKNHEETEGRKVSVITPNFFEKDLTQQHIRNELEGYVCLSCPGPHAVLLILDLEDISATGVRIVEDLTKYFGDDILKYTVLLLCHEGKEEDSSLEDRLRKDRNFREIMDKCGHQYHLFNKNSMEAKPLLERIEGLVAENGDRYFTDNNYEVTEDSIRKEQPVIETDRVKKIDKWLRKLHCMYQGEEMERERDQYLKSVRADGEEAEMIIHERRFAAQAMDNAAAGNKGLAVRVLEGAVLGPMGAVGGGVIGAVLGAVVAWKLWRR